A single genomic interval of Acetobacteraceae bacterium harbors:
- the glmU gene encoding bifunctional UDP-N-acetylglucosamine diphosphorylase/glucosamine-1-phosphate N-acetyltransferase GlmU, protein MSQTPSVTGHEVTVIILAAGLGTRMKSSLPKAMHPLGGVPMIGLLIDKAEQIFDRIIVVVGPDMDDIASCVAPHKIIVQNERAGTGHAARQAAAEFGGGDVAILYADNPLISVPLMRQLVAPRPEGVLLRLLAMRPKDPGHYGRLVTSGGDVQRIIEWKDATEDERAIPLCNAGMLCAAVTDMRRWLNALTHDNAQGEYYLTDVVEQAAGEGRVTFIEGSEAELAGVNSRAELAAAERMLQEQLRAAAMAEGVTLVAPETVFLAADTELSPDCVIEPHVVFGPGVRLGRGVHVRAFSHLEGCTIGDDSRIGPFARLRPGTVCAAETHIGNFVELKATQLGQGSKVNHLSYIGDAEIGAGTNIGAGSITCNYDGRFKHKTSIGDHAFIGSNTIMVAPIRIGDATLVAAGSVLTENVADMDFAVARARQATKPGRGQQMQNALKAKKEKS, encoded by the coding sequence ATGTCGCAAACCCCCTCCGTAACGGGTCATGAAGTCACCGTCATCATCCTGGCTGCCGGGTTGGGCACGCGGATGAAATCCAGCCTGCCCAAGGCCATGCATCCCCTTGGCGGCGTGCCAATGATCGGACTGCTGATCGATAAGGCGGAGCAGATATTTGACCGCATCATTGTGGTGGTCGGTCCGGATATGGACGATATCGCGTCCTGCGTCGCACCTCACAAAATTATTGTGCAGAATGAGCGCGCTGGAACGGGTCATGCGGCGCGCCAGGCAGCGGCGGAATTCGGGGGTGGCGATGTGGCCATTCTCTATGCCGATAACCCCCTTATCTCCGTCCCTCTCATGCGGCAGCTTGTCGCGCCACGCCCTGAAGGTGTGTTGTTGCGTCTTCTCGCCATGCGCCCGAAGGATCCGGGCCATTATGGCCGCCTCGTTACTTCCGGGGGCGACGTGCAGCGCATTATTGAGTGGAAGGACGCAACCGAGGATGAGCGCGCCATTCCCCTTTGCAATGCGGGCATGTTATGCGCGGCCGTGACTGATATGCGCCGCTGGCTGAATGCCCTGACGCATGATAATGCGCAAGGGGAATATTACCTGACCGATGTGGTCGAACAGGCCGCCGGGGAAGGGCGCGTCACATTCATTGAGGGGTCGGAGGCGGAGCTGGCGGGGGTCAATTCCCGTGCCGAGCTGGCGGCAGCGGAACGCATGCTTCAGGAGCAGCTCCGCGCCGCAGCGATGGCGGAAGGGGTCACGTTGGTTGCGCCAGAGACGGTCTTCCTCGCTGCGGACACAGAATTATCACCCGATTGCGTGATTGAACCGCATGTCGTGTTCGGGCCCGGTGTCCGTCTGGGGCGTGGGGTGCATGTGCGTGCGTTTTCACACCTTGAGGGCTGCACCATCGGCGATGACTCACGGATCGGCCCTTTCGCACGCCTCCGTCCTGGCACGGTTTGCGCGGCGGAGACCCATATCGGCAATTTTGTCGAACTGAAAGCGACTCAACTCGGCCAAGGGAGCAAGGTTAATCACCTCTCCTATATCGGCGATGCCGAGATTGGTGCGGGGACCAATATCGGTGCCGGGTCCATCACCTGCAATTATGATGGTAGGTTCAAACATAAGACGTCGATCGGGGATCATGCTTTCATCGGCTCCAATACCATTATGGTGGCCCCGATCCGCATTGGGGACGCCACACTTGTGGCGGCGGGAAGCGTTCTGACTGAAAATGTGGCGGACATGGATTTTGCCGTTGCGCGCGCGCGTCAGGCGACCAAACCAGGTCGCGGTCAGCAGATGCAGAACGCCCTCAAGGCGAAGAAGGAGAAAAGCTGA
- a CDS encoding cation:proton antiporter, which translates to MMVTGLAAIILVLALLLALISFVQPLAQRLGVSETVLLAVVGILIGLFADLVLRSTSIEIFNGAAEAILDFPINSEAFLLIFLPILVFQGALAIDVRRLAHETSTVLLLAVLAVVVSTATIGFSLYPFAGQSFVICLLLGSIVATTDPSAVAGIFRDVGASSRLTRLVEGEALLNDAAAISIFSILLSSVASHHHIQFGETVVNFAMSFTGAIMVGVAFARLTLMIITGLGASAAAEITLTLALPYVVYIICDEFFGFSGVVATASAGLTLSVYGPSTFRPQVWRFLNELWQQLLFWAGSLVFLLASMLIPRLLIGMTRWDCVLILIASVAGLLARGAVVFGMLPLLEMLKVSPPVPLPFKTTMVWGGLRGAITLALALAVTENQRVSGSVAHFVGVVATGFVLITLFLNGTTLRYLVVFFELDQLSPINKALRHQVLSSGLRHIAERTHGLAEELGFARGTQRTILGHINRRAEEESEANTFDTALGDRQRVTLALITIANQERSLLLDLFRIQGLSRRVMETLLRSAEAMVEGARLEGRYGYVRARRRRLRPTWRFRIAQMLHQYLHIDRPLMTCMSERFEMLVITHLVSISLSRFMKHRLEPTLGIRLSEIVSEVLGRQRRMLDDALEMLRVHYQGYSEALESRILHQISLRLEGEEYDELLSDNLITEEVHRELYRDTEKRRERLSKPLRFDLKSGISQRLRELPALRGVPDGVVHNLSMNISLRFVSPGEELLRRGRKVRTVYAVVAGLAEMHISEHDIQFGAGDLIGADMLLSNQPAPGTIRAVQFGHLLSIPAHVFKRLVDDYPIVRRSLEVRATERLGTPQDIALVLGGATHTEDEVRDAAVGSGEVDC; encoded by the coding sequence ATGATGGTCACGGGTCTGGCAGCCATTATATTGGTGCTGGCGCTCCTTTTGGCATTGATTAGTTTCGTGCAGCCTTTGGCGCAGCGCCTTGGCGTGTCCGAAACGGTCCTGCTTGCCGTTGTGGGGATTTTAATCGGGTTGTTCGCGGATCTCGTCCTGCGTTCAACGTCGATCGAGATATTCAATGGCGCGGCCGAGGCCATTCTCGATTTCCCGATCAATAGTGAAGCTTTTCTGCTGATATTCCTGCCGATCCTCGTTTTTCAGGGGGCGCTGGCGATCGATGTCCGGCGCCTTGCGCATGAGACATCGACCGTCCTGCTGCTGGCCGTCCTCGCCGTGGTGGTGTCAACAGCGACAATCGGCTTTTCACTTTATCCTTTTGCGGGGCAATCCTTCGTTATCTGTCTTCTGCTCGGTTCAATCGTCGCGACGACGGACCCTTCCGCCGTTGCGGGGATTTTCCGGGATGTCGGCGCGTCCTCACGTTTGACACGCCTTGTTGAGGGGGAGGCCCTGCTCAATGATGCGGCGGCGATCTCCATTTTCTCCATTCTGCTCTCCTCCGTCGCATCCCATCACCACATTCAGTTTGGTGAGACCGTCGTTAATTTTGCCATGTCCTTTACCGGTGCCATCATGGTCGGTGTCGCATTTGCGCGTCTGACTCTGATGATCATCACTGGGCTCGGTGCATCGGCCGCCGCTGAAATCACGTTGACTCTAGCGTTGCCCTACGTCGTTTACATCATCTGCGACGAGTTTTTCGGTTTTTCAGGTGTGGTGGCGACGGCTTCAGCCGGGCTAACACTCTCTGTTTACGGGCCTTCAACCTTTCGCCCGCAAGTTTGGCGCTTCCTTAATGAGTTGTGGCAGCAGCTTTTATTCTGGGCAGGCTCACTGGTTTTCCTGCTTGCTTCCATGCTGATACCGCGTTTGCTGATCGGGATGACGCGCTGGGATTGCGTGTTGATTCTGATCGCCTCTGTCGCCGGATTATTGGCGCGCGGCGCAGTGGTGTTCGGGATGCTGCCCTTGCTGGAAATGCTCAAAGTGTCACCCCCGGTACCGCTGCCGTTTAAAACGACGATGGTCTGGGGCGGGCTGCGTGGCGCGATCACTTTGGCTCTGGCGCTGGCCGTAACGGAAAATCAACGTGTCAGCGGCAGCGTCGCCCATTTTGTCGGCGTCGTTGCCACAGGCTTCGTCCTGATCACGCTTTTCCTCAATGGGACGACGTTGCGCTATCTCGTCGTTTTCTTTGAGCTTGATCAGCTTTCTCCCATCAATAAGGCGTTGCGCCATCAGGTGCTCAGCAGCGGTTTGCGCCATATTGCCGAGCGCACGCACGGCCTTGCGGAGGAGCTCGGTTTCGCGCGCGGGACGCAGCGGACCATTCTCGGCCATATCAATCGGCGCGCGGAGGAGGAAAGTGAAGCCAACACATTCGACACCGCCTTGGGTGACCGGCAACGCGTGACATTGGCATTGATCACCATCGCCAACCAAGAGAGGTCACTTCTGCTTGATCTGTTCCGTATTCAGGGCCTCTCTCGACGGGTGATGGAAACACTCCTGCGTTCGGCTGAGGCCATGGTGGAGGGCGCGCGGCTTGAAGGTCGTTACGGCTATGTCCGTGCGCGCCGCCGCCGCCTGCGCCCGACCTGGCGATTTCGGATTGCGCAGATGCTGCATCAATATCTGCATATTGACCGACCTTTGATGACCTGCATGTCTGAGCGGTTTGAGATGCTGGTGATTACGCACCTTGTCTCGATTTCTCTTTCCCGCTTCATGAAGCATCGGCTGGAGCCGACATTGGGTATTCGTCTCAGTGAAATCGTTTCTGAGGTTCTTGGGCGACAGCGCCGCATGTTGGATGATGCACTGGAGATGCTCCGCGTGCATTATCAGGGTTACTCTGAAGCGCTTGAAAGCCGCATCCTTCATCAGATTTCCCTCCGTCTTGAGGGGGAGGAGTATGATGAACTTCTTTCCGATAATCTTATCACGGAGGAGGTCCATCGAGAGCTCTATCGTGACACGGAAAAACGGCGTGAGCGCCTGAGTAAACCGCTGCGCTTTGACCTGAAAAGTGGTATTTCCCAACGATTGCGCGAACTCCCGGCTTTGCGCGGTGTGCCGGATGGCGTCGTACATAATCTGTCCATGAATATTTCACTGCGCTTTGTGTCTCCAGGCGAGGAATTACTACGTCGCGGGCGCAAGGTGCGCACGGTTTATGCCGTTGTCGCCGGCCTCGCGGAAATGCATATTTCAGAACATGACATCCAGTTTGGCGCCGGGGATCTGATCGGTGCGGATATGCTGCTCTCCAATCAGCCAGCTCCGGGGACGATCCGCGCTGTTCAGTTCGGGCATCTCCTTTCCATCCCGGCGCATGTTTTCAAGCGGCTCGTGGATGATTACCCGATTGTCAGGCGCTCTCTTGAGGTGCGCGCGACCGAAAGACTGGGCACGCCTCAGGATATTGCGCTGGTTCTGGGCGGTGCGACGCACACAGAGGATGAGGTGCGCGACGCGGCTGTCGGGTCCGGTGAGGTGGATTGTTAA
- a CDS encoding DUF3108 domain-containing protein, translating to MTSSRRYCAFLVVSALAVSAPGPRATAATAPILETSRQIEAAYRIYVHGFNVAHVLVKYRLTPIHYDISTDVDASGLISLFLRMKIQSAAEGAFSTDWVLPRRFESGGYSRGAERHILLTYQDGQPEITDLTPREADREPVPKRALKGTLDTLSAVAMLQHRMLMTQTCNGAANVFDGLRLTEMQVKGPTIADVPTGNPQKYAGKMLRCDFIGRQIAGFMRKTPNRALFSAPYPGAAWFDAGLAAPLIVVRFEFHHPKLGKIIAVLDHYSTS from the coding sequence TTGACGTCTAGCCGCCGCTACTGCGCCTTTCTCGTCGTCTCGGCGCTGGCCGTGAGCGCTCCGGGCCCGCGCGCCACGGCGGCGACGGCACCCATTTTGGAGACGTCACGTCAGATTGAAGCCGCCTATCGAATTTATGTGCACGGCTTTAATGTGGCGCATGTTTTGGTCAAATATCGCCTGACGCCAATTCATTATGATATCTCGACGGATGTGGACGCGTCGGGGCTGATCAGCCTGTTTTTACGAATGAAAATACAGAGCGCGGCCGAGGGTGCGTTCTCCACCGACTGGGTTTTGCCGCGTCGTTTTGAGAGCGGCGGCTATTCTCGGGGGGCCGAGCGACATATATTGCTGACCTATCAGGACGGACAGCCGGAGATCACCGACCTTACCCCCAGGGAGGCGGACCGTGAGCCTGTGCCGAAGCGGGCGCTCAAGGGCACGCTCGACACGCTTTCAGCGGTCGCGATGCTTCAACATCGTATGTTGATGACGCAAACCTGCAATGGCGCGGCAAATGTTTTTGACGGACTACGGCTGACGGAGATGCAGGTCAAAGGCCCCACCATAGCGGATGTCCCGACAGGTAACCCGCAAAAATATGCCGGGAAAATGCTGCGATGTGATTTTATCGGACGCCAGATTGCCGGCTTCATGCGTAAAACGCCGAACCGCGCGCTATTTTCAGCCCCGTACCCCGGTGCGGCCTGGTTCGATGCGGGTTTGGCAGCACCCCTCATCGTTGTGCGATTTGAGTTCCATCATCCCAAACTGGGCAAAATCATCGCCGTGCTGGATCATTATTCAACGTCCTGA
- the glmS gene encoding glutamine--fructose-6-phosphate transaminase (isomerizing), with amino-acid sequence MCGICGVVGHRTASPLIFESLRRLEYRGYDSAGIATLDHGRIDRRRAPGKLDHLQTVLEAQPLAGTTGIGHTRWATHGKPNEQNAHPHAVGQVAVVHNGIIENYQSLRDELVAEGRVFSSETDTEVVTQLIDLMMSRGASPQEAARESLQRLQGAYALAIIFARHDGLIIGARHGAPLAVGYGEGEMFLGSDSIALAPLAQKITYLDDGDWVVLTPRSVQIFNEAGQKVRRPAQPMALIAGAVGKDGYRHYMEKELHEHPVVIGQTLQRVIDPVSKAVALPEFGFSLAEVPRVTMTACGSAYYAALVGRYWLEAEARMPVDIDVASELRYRAPPLTPGGMGLLISQSGETADTLAALRLLRRSDQRIVSILNVETSTMGRNSDVTLGMVAGPEISVASTKAFTAQLSVLAALTIAMGQARGTIEASRAQQMVSTLFDLPSRAAEVFQRVADIQKMAVIVAEARDVLYLGRGVCFPIALEGALKLKEISYIHAEAYAAGEMKHGPISLIDKDVPIVVIAPSTILFDKTLSNIQEAKARGGCILAFTDEKGAARLSGIAEQMVVLPDVDAFVAPILFTIPVQILAYEVALLKGTDVDQPRNLAKSVTVE; translated from the coding sequence ATGTGCGGGATCTGTGGTGTTGTAGGCCATCGCACGGCTTCACCTCTCATCTTCGAATCTTTGAGACGGCTTGAATATCGCGGCTATGACTCCGCGGGCATCGCGACGCTTGATCACGGCCGGATTGATCGCCGCCGCGCGCCGGGCAAGCTCGACCATCTTCAGACTGTGCTTGAGGCGCAGCCCCTCGCGGGGACGACCGGGATCGGCCATACAAGATGGGCGACCCACGGGAAACCGAACGAGCAGAACGCACATCCCCATGCTGTGGGGCAGGTGGCGGTGGTGCATAATGGCATTATCGAAAATTACCAATCCTTGCGTGATGAACTCGTTGCGGAAGGGCGCGTGTTCTCATCTGAAACGGATACGGAAGTTGTCACGCAGCTCATTGACCTGATGATGTCGCGCGGTGCGTCACCGCAGGAGGCCGCGCGGGAGAGTTTGCAGCGCCTTCAGGGCGCCTATGCGCTGGCCATTATCTTCGCCCGCCATGACGGCCTGATTATTGGCGCGCGCCATGGGGCCCCGCTCGCTGTTGGATATGGTGAGGGCGAAATGTTCCTCGGTTCCGACAGTATCGCGCTTGCGCCACTCGCCCAGAAAATCACTTATCTGGATGATGGTGACTGGGTCGTGCTGACACCGCGCTCCGTGCAGATCTTCAATGAAGCGGGGCAGAAGGTCAGGCGCCCGGCGCAGCCCATGGCGCTGATTGCTGGCGCTGTCGGTAAGGATGGCTACCGTCACTATATGGAAAAGGAGCTTCATGAGCATCCTGTTGTGATCGGTCAGACATTGCAGCGTGTGATTGACCCCGTAAGTAAGGCCGTGGCGCTGCCGGAATTTGGTTTTTCTCTGGCCGAGGTGCCGCGCGTTACCATGACCGCATGTGGCTCCGCTTATTACGCGGCCCTTGTCGGGCGCTACTGGCTGGAGGCGGAGGCCCGAATGCCCGTCGATATTGATGTGGCATCCGAGCTTCGCTACCGTGCGCCGCCTTTGACGCCGGGGGGCATGGGACTTCTCATCTCTCAATCCGGTGAAACGGCGGACACATTGGCCGCCCTGCGTCTTTTGCGCCGGTCGGATCAGCGCATCGTCTCTATCTTGAATGTCGAGACCAGCACGATGGGGCGTAACAGCGACGTCACGCTCGGCATGGTTGCGGGGCCGGAAATTTCTGTCGCCAGCACGAAAGCCTTTACCGCGCAGCTCTCCGTCCTCGCCGCGCTGACAATCGCCATGGGTCAGGCGCGCGGTACGATTGAGGCATCGCGGGCTCAACAGATGGTTTCCACTCTTTTCGACCTGCCCTCCCGTGCTGCGGAGGTTTTTCAGCGTGTCGCGGATATTCAGAAAATGGCGGTCATTGTGGCCGAGGCGCGCGATGTCCTTTATCTCGGGCGAGGTGTGTGCTTTCCCATCGCGCTGGAAGGGGCGCTCAAGCTGAAGGAAATCTCCTATATCCATGCTGAGGCCTATGCTGCCGGGGAAATGAAACACGGCCCCATATCTCTCATCGATAAAGACGTGCCGATTGTGGTCATTGCGCCGTCAACGATATTGTTCGATAAGACCCTCTCCAACATCCAGGAGGCGAAAGCCCGTGGCGGGTGCATACTCGCCTTCACGGATGAGAAAGGGGCGGCGCGGCTTTCCGGCATTGCGGAGCAGATGGTTGTGTTGCCGGATGTCGATGCTTTTGTGGCGCCGATCCTCTTCACCATCCCTGTGCAGATCCTCGCTTATGAAGTGGCGCTGCTGAAAGGGACGGATGTCGATCAGCCGCGGAATCTCGCAAAATCCGTGACCGTCGAATAA